One Luteibacter sp. 9135 DNA segment encodes these proteins:
- a CDS encoding AMP-binding protein, which translates to MASNPSYVHGASATPLLGETVGAMLDRVVARWPERPALVVRQQGVRWDYRAFHDEVSRVAAGLLALGLEPGDRVGIWAPNRAEWVVAQFAVPKAGLVLVNINPAYRSHELAYSLNKVGCRSLILPRVFRSSHYLDILAGLAPEMATAIPGGLRAAALPDLRHVILLDDEAAPGALRWADLRADDAARARLAAIEPALGFDDPVNIQFTSGTTGAPKGATLTHHNIVNNGFFIGEAMRLTEEDRLCIPVPFYHCFGMVLGNLACVTHGACMVIPGEGFDALATLQTVAEERCTGLHGVPTMFIAELEHPRFHEFDLGSLRTGIMAGSPCPIEVMRRVVREMHMSEVTIAYGMTETSPVSFQTIPDDPLDRRVATVGRVHPHVEVKIVDEQGRVVPRGTTGELLTRGYSVMRGYWGDEPASQAALDAARWMHTGDLATLDDEGYCTIVGRLKDMIIRGGENIYPREIEEFLYGHPDIQDVQVFGVPDARLGEQVCAWIRLRGGSPATAASIQDYCRKHLAYFKVPHYVRFVDAFPMTVTGKVQKYLMREAMLAERGAATTAS; encoded by the coding sequence ATGGCATCCAACCCCAGCTATGTCCACGGCGCCAGCGCCACGCCGCTGCTGGGCGAGACCGTCGGCGCGATGCTCGATCGCGTCGTCGCCCGCTGGCCGGAGCGGCCGGCACTGGTGGTTCGCCAGCAAGGCGTGCGCTGGGACTACCGCGCGTTCCATGACGAGGTGAGCCGCGTGGCCGCCGGCTTGCTAGCGCTCGGCCTGGAACCGGGCGACCGCGTCGGCATCTGGGCGCCCAACCGGGCGGAGTGGGTCGTCGCGCAGTTCGCCGTGCCCAAGGCGGGCCTGGTCCTGGTCAACATCAACCCGGCCTACCGCTCGCACGAGCTGGCCTACTCGCTCAACAAGGTGGGTTGCCGCTCCCTGATCCTGCCCCGGGTGTTCCGTAGCTCCCATTACCTGGATATCCTGGCGGGGCTGGCGCCGGAGATGGCCACGGCGATTCCCGGCGGGCTCCGCGCCGCGGCCCTGCCCGACCTGCGCCACGTGATCCTGCTGGACGACGAGGCCGCGCCCGGCGCCCTGCGCTGGGCGGACCTGCGGGCGGACGACGCGGCGCGTGCGCGGCTGGCGGCGATCGAGCCGGCGCTCGGTTTCGACGACCCGGTGAACATCCAGTTCACCTCCGGTACCACCGGCGCGCCCAAGGGCGCCACGCTCACCCATCACAACATCGTCAACAACGGGTTCTTCATCGGCGAGGCCATGCGCCTGACCGAGGAGGATCGTCTGTGCATCCCGGTGCCGTTCTACCACTGCTTCGGCATGGTGCTGGGCAACCTGGCCTGCGTGACGCACGGCGCGTGCATGGTCATTCCGGGCGAGGGCTTCGATGCGCTGGCCACGCTGCAGACGGTGGCCGAGGAGCGATGTACCGGCCTGCACGGCGTGCCCACCATGTTCATCGCCGAGCTGGAACATCCACGGTTCCACGAGTTCGACCTCGGCTCGCTGCGCACCGGCATCATGGCCGGGTCGCCCTGCCCCATCGAGGTCATGCGCCGCGTGGTGCGCGAGATGCACATGAGCGAGGTGACCATCGCCTACGGCATGACCGAGACCAGCCCCGTCAGCTTCCAGACCATCCCCGACGATCCGCTGGACCGGCGGGTGGCCACGGTGGGCCGCGTGCATCCGCACGTGGAGGTCAAGATCGTCGACGAGCAGGGCAGGGTAGTGCCGCGTGGCACCACGGGCGAACTGCTGACGCGGGGTTACTCGGTGATGCGCGGCTACTGGGGTGACGAGCCGGCCAGCCAGGCGGCGCTGGATGCCGCGCGCTGGATGCACACCGGCGACCTGGCGACGCTGGACGACGAGGGCTATTGCACCATCGTGGGCCGGCTGAAGGATATGATCATCCGCGGCGGCGAGAACATCTACCCGCGCGAGATCGAGGAATTCCTCTACGGCCACCCTGACATCCAGGACGTACAGGTGTTCGGCGTGCCCGATGCGCGGCTGGGCGAGCAGGTATGCGCATGGATCCGCCTGCGTGGGGGATCGCCGGCGACGGCTGCCTCGATACAGGATTACTGCCGCAAGCACCTGGCGTACTTCAAGGTGCCGCACTACGTGCGCTTCGTCGATGCGTTCCCCATGACGGTCACCGGCAAGGTGCAGAAATACCTCATGCGCGAGGCCATGTTGGCTGAACGGGGCGCGGCGACCACGGCTTCGTAG
- a CDS encoding membrane-bound PQQ-dependent dehydrogenase, glucose/quinate/shikimate family: MNRVRRYHPATLFSALVFALWGTVMLLGGIRLFGEGGSVYYLASGAVTLLVAALLLFRVRLAVPIYALLLIATAGWAVWEVRWDWWQLLPRLDIWFALGLWLLLPWPRRGLGRERFDGRSRGTGGGFLFVSLLIVAVVGIVGAMHVSNDMPGELPMADVSGPQGDRAARPDGDWTDYGGSPYGQRYSPLTQITPDNVGQLQVAWKIQTGDRPGPDDPTETTSENTPLKIGDTVYLCTPHSKVIAVNAATGEKRWEFDPKIQSPVGFKHWEHMTCRGVSYHDDARYAAAVIPAPATTAAGVPAVASTAPLPPSAIATATCPRRLFLPTADARLIALNADNGQPCGDFGQGGTVNLRANVGPFTPGGYYSTSPPAVTKDLVIIGGHVTDNESTNEPSGVIRAFDVHDGHLVWNWDPGKPDDTTPIGPDGVYTRNSPNVWSLFSVDEGLGIVYLPMGNQTPDQFGGGRTPTSEKYSAGLVALDVATGKVKWNYQFTHHDLWDMDVGGQPTLVDLQTADGMKPAVVASTKQGSIYVLDRRDGTPIVPIQEVPRPQGAVPGDHTAATQPLSDLNFAPPQVREQDMWGTTPLDQLWCRVRFRSLRYEGMFTPPSLQGSLVFPGNFGVFDWGGVSVDPTRQLMLINPSYMAFQSKLIPKEELAKMELGPAKSETEGVKQAKGIPYGIELSAFLSPLGIPCQAPPWGYVAGVDLRSGKMMWRHKNGTIVDSAPLPIPMPLGVPSLGGMVTTAGGVTFLSGTLDYYVRGYDVRTGKKLWESRLPAGGQATPMTYADSSGRQYLLVVAGGHGSLGTKQGDWVIAYALPK, from the coding sequence ATGAATCGAGTCAGGAGATACCACCCGGCGACGCTGTTCAGCGCGCTGGTCTTTGCCCTCTGGGGCACCGTCATGCTGTTGGGCGGCATCCGACTCTTCGGTGAGGGCGGCTCTGTCTATTACCTCGCATCCGGTGCGGTCACCCTGCTCGTGGCGGCCCTGCTGCTGTTCCGCGTGCGCCTCGCCGTGCCGATCTACGCGTTGCTGCTGATCGCGACTGCGGGCTGGGCCGTGTGGGAAGTGCGCTGGGACTGGTGGCAGCTGCTGCCCCGCCTGGATATCTGGTTTGCGCTCGGCCTCTGGCTGCTGCTGCCCTGGCCGCGTCGCGGGCTCGGCCGTGAGCGCTTCGATGGCCGTTCGCGTGGTACCGGCGGCGGCTTCCTCTTCGTATCGCTGCTCATCGTGGCCGTCGTCGGCATCGTCGGCGCGATGCATGTATCCAACGACATGCCTGGCGAACTGCCCATGGCCGATGTGTCCGGACCGCAGGGCGACCGCGCCGCGCGGCCGGACGGCGACTGGACCGATTACGGCGGCTCGCCCTACGGCCAGCGCTATTCGCCGCTGACCCAGATCACTCCCGACAACGTCGGCCAGCTGCAGGTCGCCTGGAAGATTCAGACCGGCGATCGCCCGGGCCCGGACGATCCGACCGAGACCACCTCCGAGAACACCCCGCTGAAGATCGGCGACACCGTATACCTGTGCACGCCGCACAGCAAGGTGATCGCGGTGAACGCCGCCACCGGTGAAAAACGCTGGGAATTCGATCCGAAGATCCAGAGCCCGGTCGGCTTCAAGCACTGGGAACACATGACCTGCCGAGGCGTGTCGTACCACGACGATGCCCGCTATGCGGCGGCCGTGATCCCGGCCCCGGCCACCACGGCGGCGGGCGTTCCCGCGGTCGCGTCGACGGCGCCGCTGCCCCCGTCGGCCATCGCCACCGCCACCTGCCCCCGCCGCCTGTTCCTGCCCACCGCCGATGCCCGCCTTATCGCGCTGAATGCGGACAACGGCCAGCCCTGCGGCGACTTCGGCCAGGGTGGCACGGTCAACCTCCGCGCCAACGTCGGCCCCTTCACCCCGGGCGGCTACTACTCCACCTCGCCGCCTGCGGTCACCAAGGACCTGGTCATCATCGGTGGCCATGTCACCGACAACGAATCGACCAACGAGCCGTCCGGCGTGATCCGTGCCTTCGACGTGCATGATGGCCACCTGGTCTGGAACTGGGACCCGGGCAAGCCCGACGACACCACGCCGATCGGTCCGGATGGCGTCTACACGCGCAACTCGCCCAACGTCTGGTCGCTCTTCAGCGTCGATGAAGGCCTGGGCATCGTGTACCTGCCGATGGGTAACCAGACGCCGGACCAGTTCGGCGGCGGTCGCACCCCCACGTCGGAAAAATACAGCGCCGGGCTTGTCGCCCTCGACGTCGCCACGGGCAAGGTGAAGTGGAACTACCAGTTCACCCATCACGATCTGTGGGACATGGACGTGGGCGGCCAGCCGACCCTGGTCGACCTGCAGACGGCCGATGGCATGAAGCCGGCCGTGGTCGCCTCGACCAAGCAGGGCAGCATCTACGTGCTCGACCGCCGCGACGGCACGCCGATCGTGCCGATCCAGGAAGTGCCGCGTCCGCAGGGTGCGGTGCCGGGCGACCACACCGCGGCGACCCAGCCGCTGTCCGACCTCAACTTCGCCCCACCGCAGGTGCGCGAGCAGGATATGTGGGGTACCACTCCGCTGGACCAGCTCTGGTGCCGCGTGCGCTTCCGCTCGCTGCGCTACGAGGGCATGTTCACGCCGCCGTCGCTGCAGGGCTCGCTGGTGTTCCCGGGCAACTTCGGCGTGTTCGACTGGGGCGGCGTGTCGGTCGACCCGACGCGGCAGCTGATGTTGATCAATCCCAGCTACATGGCCTTCCAGTCCAAGCTGATTCCCAAGGAAGAACTGGCCAAGATGGAACTGGGCCCGGCCAAGAGCGAGACCGAAGGCGTCAAGCAGGCCAAGGGCATTCCCTACGGCATCGAGCTCTCGGCGTTTCTGTCGCCGTTGGGTATTCCGTGCCAGGCACCGCCGTGGGGCTATGTCGCCGGCGTCGACCTGCGCAGTGGCAAGATGATGTGGCGCCACAAGAACGGCACGATCGTCGACAGCGCACCGCTGCCGATCCCCATGCCGCTGGGCGTGCCTAGCCTGGGCGGCATGGTGACCACCGCAGGCGGCGTGACCTTCCTCAGTGGCACGCTGGACTACTACGTGCGCGGCTACGACGTGCGCACCGGCAAGAAGCTGTGGGAGTCGCGCCTGCCCGCCGGTGGCCAGGCCACGCCGATGACCTATGCCGACAGCAGCGGTCGCCAGTACCTGCTGGTAGTCGCCGGCGGTCACGGTTCGCTCGGTACGAAGCAGGGCGATTGGGTCATCGCCTACGCGCTGCCCAAGTAA
- a CDS encoding MFS transporter, producing the protein MQAPARAASTSPRTDPTVYGVIFAISFCHLLNDMMQSLLPAIYPGLKAGFHLDFGQIGLITLTYQITASILQPLVGLYADRRPTPMALPGGTLFSLAGLLVLSAAHTYPMLLVGAGLLGMGSSVFHPESSRVARMASGGRHGLAQSLFQVGGNAGQALGPLAAAIVVVRWGQSSLAFFALLALLSGVVLWNVGQWYRHHGLSRLTAGGRTPTSIAASSADARRGIAVLLALIFSKYVYLASLTSYFTFYLIHRFNVSVQNAQLHLFVFLAAVAAGTLLGGPLGDRFGRKRVIWFSILGTLPFTLLLPHASLFWTAPLTVAIGLILASAFPAIVVFAQELVPGKVGMISGLFFGFSFGMGGLGAAGLGELADHIGIEAVYRICAFLPLIGLLAAFLPDPRKASATTA; encoded by the coding sequence ATGCAAGCGCCTGCCCGTGCCGCGTCGACCTCGCCGCGCACCGATCCGACCGTCTACGGCGTCATCTTCGCCATCAGCTTCTGCCACCTGCTCAACGACATGATGCAGTCGCTGCTGCCCGCCATCTATCCGGGCCTGAAGGCCGGTTTCCACCTGGACTTCGGCCAGATCGGCCTGATCACCCTCACCTACCAGATCACCGCCTCGATCCTGCAGCCGCTGGTGGGCCTCTATGCCGACCGCCGGCCGACACCCATGGCACTGCCCGGCGGCACGCTGTTCTCCCTCGCCGGGCTGCTGGTGTTGTCCGCGGCGCACACGTACCCGATGCTGCTCGTCGGTGCCGGGTTGCTCGGCATGGGTTCATCGGTGTTCCACCCGGAGTCGTCGCGGGTGGCCCGGATGGCCTCGGGCGGACGCCATGGGCTGGCGCAGTCGCTGTTCCAGGTGGGCGGCAACGCGGGACAGGCGCTGGGGCCCCTGGCAGCGGCGATCGTCGTGGTGCGCTGGGGTCAGTCGAGCCTGGCCTTCTTCGCGCTGCTGGCCCTGCTTTCCGGTGTCGTACTGTGGAATGTCGGGCAGTGGTACCGGCACCACGGACTGTCGCGCCTGACGGCCGGCGGGCGCACGCCCACATCGATCGCCGCGAGTAGCGCGGATGCGCGGCGGGGTATCGCCGTGCTGCTGGCACTCATCTTTTCCAAGTACGTTTACCTGGCCAGCCTGACCAGCTACTTCACCTTCTACCTGATCCACCGTTTCAACGTGTCCGTGCAGAACGCGCAGCTGCACCTCTTCGTGTTTCTGGCCGCGGTGGCGGCGGGCACGTTGCTGGGCGGCCCGTTGGGCGATCGCTTCGGGCGCAAGCGGGTCATCTGGTTCTCCATCCTGGGCACCCTGCCCTTCACGCTGCTGCTGCCACACGCCAGCCTGTTCTGGACCGCGCCGCTCACCGTGGCGATCGGGCTGATCCTGGCGTCGGCGTTTCCGGCGATCGTGGTGTTCGCGCAGGAACTGGTACCGGGCAAGGTCGGCATGATCTCCGGCCTGTTCTTCGGCTTTTCGTTCGGGATGGGTGGCCTCGGCGCGGCCGGGCTGGGCGAACTGGCCGACCATATCGGCATCGAGGCGGTCTACAGGATCTGCGCGTTCCTGCCGCTGATCGGCCTGCTGGCGGCCTTCCTGCCGGACCCGCGGAAAGCGAGCGCCACCACGGCGTGA
- a CDS encoding AraC family transcriptional regulator, which yields MDSGDRDNPHIPYRDFHDEASRPVLSRGHDYPSSYELQAHRHRRGQLLYASTGTLAVTTPQGSWLAPSERAVWIPATTPHAVRMIGTVSTRSVYVDRVVAEPLGDTCRVIAVSPLLRALLVAAVDVPPAYDFDGRDGMLMALLVAEVARAATIPLALPLPTDRRLASRCSHFLEQPRMTESIDHWAAGLGMHRRSFTRLFRRETGMSFAQWRQQACLLAALPRLGAGEAVTAVALDLGYESPASFSTMFRRALGRPPTFYRA from the coding sequence ATGGATAGTGGAGATCGGGACAATCCGCACATTCCCTATCGGGACTTCCACGACGAGGCATCGCGCCCCGTCCTGTCCCGGGGCCACGACTACCCGTCGTCGTACGAACTGCAGGCGCATCGCCATCGGCGCGGCCAGCTGCTCTATGCCTCCACGGGCACGCTGGCTGTCACCACGCCGCAGGGGTCGTGGCTGGCCCCCTCGGAGCGTGCCGTGTGGATTCCGGCGACCACGCCCCATGCCGTCCGGATGATCGGTACGGTCAGCACGCGCAGCGTGTATGTCGACCGCGTGGTCGCCGAGCCGCTGGGTGATACGTGCCGCGTGATTGCCGTATCCCCGTTGTTGCGCGCGCTGCTGGTCGCCGCGGTGGACGTTCCCCCGGCGTACGACTTCGACGGTCGGGATGGCATGCTGATGGCACTGCTGGTGGCCGAGGTGGCGCGCGCCGCGACCATCCCGCTGGCGCTGCCCTTGCCGACCGATCGGCGACTCGCCTCACGTTGCTCGCACTTCCTGGAGCAGCCGCGCATGACGGAGAGCATCGACCACTGGGCTGCCGGGCTCGGCATGCATCGGCGCAGCTTCACCCGGCTGTTCCGTCGCGAGACGGGGATGAGTTTCGCGCAGTGGCGACAGCAGGCGTGCCTGCTGGCCGCGCTGCCCCGGCTCGGCGCAGGCGAGGCCGTTACCGCCGTGGCGCTGGACCTGGGCTACGAAAGTCCGGCGAGTTTCTCGACGATGTTCCGCCGTGCGCTCGGCAGGCCGCCGACCTTCTACCGCGCCTGA
- a CDS encoding gluconokinase: MITIVMGVSGSGKSTIGEGLAMRLGQPFVDADALHPQANRDKMARGIPLDDADRKPWLEAIVATMDQHRASGESMVLACSALKHRYRDVLRGTHGDVRFVYLHASRALLAERLGHRSGHFFDPTLLDSQLATLEEPSREEALWVDVGLPPAEAIEGVIRSGCDSGAGAIGR, translated from the coding sequence ATGATCACCATCGTCATGGGCGTCTCCGGCAGCGGCAAGAGCACGATCGGCGAAGGCCTGGCCATGCGGCTGGGCCAGCCGTTCGTCGATGCCGATGCGCTTCACCCGCAGGCCAATCGCGACAAGATGGCACGCGGCATTCCCCTCGACGATGCCGACCGCAAACCGTGGCTGGAAGCGATCGTCGCCACGATGGACCAGCACCGGGCCAGCGGCGAGTCGATGGTGCTGGCGTGCTCGGCCCTGAAGCATCGCTATCGCGATGTCCTTCGCGGGACGCATGGCGATGTGCGCTTCGTCTACCTGCACGCATCCCGCGCCCTGCTGGCCGAGCGCCTCGGCCACCGCAGTGGCCACTTCTTCGATCCGACCCTGCTGGACAGCCAGCTGGCGACGCTGGAAGAACCCTCGCGGGAAGAAGCCCTGTGGGTCGACGTGGGCCTGCCGCCCGCCGAGGCCATCGAAGGCGTGATCCGGTCGGGATGCGACAGCGGCGCGGGCGCCATCGGCCGATGA
- the ltaE gene encoding low-specificity L-threonine aldolase, with protein MKTVDLRSDTVTQPSDAMREAMWRAPVGDDVYGEDPTVNALQERLAGELGFAAALFVPTGTQSNLLALMSHCERGDEYIVGADAHTYRFEGGGAAVLGSIQPQPIPQAADGTLPLDRVEAAIKPVDPHFARSRLLALENTWHGRALPFDYLAQARELATRRHLGLHLDGARLYNAAIAYGRAAREVTTGFDSVSVCLSKGLGAPVGSVLLGDAALIERARRWRKVAGGGWRQAGMLAAACMYALDHHVARLAEDHMRAARLADGLRAVAGLVVTGCHTNMVFVDVPADRLKGLAAHMARAGIRLSIGYLPSVRLVTHLDVDDEDVERTIAAFADFDY; from the coding sequence ATGAAAACCGTCGACCTGCGCAGCGATACCGTTACCCAGCCCTCCGATGCCATGCGTGAGGCCATGTGGCGCGCACCGGTCGGCGACGACGTCTATGGGGAAGACCCCACGGTGAATGCGCTGCAGGAACGCCTCGCCGGCGAGTTGGGGTTTGCGGCCGCGCTGTTCGTGCCGACCGGAACGCAGAGCAACCTGCTCGCGCTGATGAGCCACTGCGAGCGCGGCGACGAGTACATCGTCGGCGCCGACGCCCACACTTATCGTTTCGAAGGTGGCGGCGCGGCCGTGCTGGGATCGATCCAGCCGCAGCCCATTCCCCAGGCCGCCGACGGCACGCTGCCATTGGATCGGGTCGAGGCCGCGATCAAGCCGGTCGATCCGCACTTCGCCCGCTCGCGGCTGCTTGCGCTGGAAAACACCTGGCATGGCCGCGCGCTCCCCTTCGATTACCTGGCGCAGGCGCGTGAGCTGGCGACTCGCCGACATCTCGGCCTGCACCTCGACGGTGCACGCCTCTACAACGCTGCCATTGCCTATGGCCGGGCCGCCCGTGAGGTCACGACGGGCTTCGACAGCGTGTCCGTCTGCCTGTCCAAGGGCCTGGGGGCGCCGGTGGGTTCGGTGCTGCTCGGCGACGCTGCGTTGATCGAGCGCGCCAGGCGCTGGCGCAAGGTCGCGGGCGGCGGCTGGCGCCAGGCCGGCATGCTGGCCGCCGCGTGCATGTACGCGCTCGACCACCACGTGGCCCGCCTGGCGGAGGATCACATGCGCGCAGCCCGTCTTGCCGATGGGCTGCGTGCCGTCGCAGGGCTTGTCGTCACGGGCTGCCATACCAACATGGTGTTCGTCGACGTTCCGGCAGATCGGTTGAAGGGTCTCGCCGCGCACATGGCCAGGGCGGGTATACGGCTGAGCATCGGTTACCTGCCTTCGGTCCGCCTGGTGACCCATCTGGACGTCGACGACGAAGACGTCGAGCGGACCATTGCCGCGTTCGCGGACTTCGACTACTGA
- a CDS encoding N-acetylmuramoyl-L-alanine amidase, with the protein MIHRNRLARHARTLAGVSLALLLTACAGAPAVAPQRSALAHWTPSPNFNVRKAQLIVLHHTSIGDAGAALRVLRTRNSEGPVSAHYLVEMDGRIDQLVDESRRAWHAGAARWGDMTDINSSSIGIEIDNDGVSAFTPAQIQALIALLGDITSRLGIPRQAVVGHGDIAPGRKNDPSALFPWATLARYGFGLWPDATLLPAPTGFDSLAAIRLVGYDVSNPRNAIIAFHRHYRGMESPALDATDAAILYSLQRKLMAPRQ; encoded by the coding sequence ATGATCCACCGCAACCGCCTCGCCAGGCACGCCCGCACTCTAGCGGGCGTTTCGCTTGCCCTGCTGCTCACCGCCTGTGCCGGTGCACCGGCCGTCGCGCCGCAACGCAGCGCACTTGCCCACTGGACGCCTTCGCCGAACTTCAACGTGCGCAAGGCGCAGCTGATCGTCCTGCACCACACGTCCATCGGTGATGCCGGTGCGGCGTTGCGTGTGTTGCGCACCCGCAACAGCGAGGGTCCGGTCAGCGCCCACTACCTGGTGGAGATGGACGGGCGTATCGACCAGCTCGTCGACGAGAGCCGGCGTGCCTGGCATGCGGGCGCGGCCCGCTGGGGCGACATGACGGACATCAACTCGTCGTCCATCGGCATCGAGATCGACAACGATGGCGTGTCGGCTTTCACGCCCGCCCAGATTCAGGCGTTGATCGCCCTGCTGGGCGACATCACGTCGCGGCTGGGTATCCCGCGGCAAGCCGTGGTCGGCCATGGCGATATCGCGCCCGGTCGCAAGAACGATCCCAGCGCGCTGTTCCCCTGGGCCACGCTGGCGCGCTACGGCTTCGGCCTGTGGCCCGATGCCACCCTCCTGCCGGCGCCCACGGGCTTCGACAGCCTCGCCGCCATCCGGCTCGTGGGCTACGACGTGTCCAATCCCCGCAACGCCATCATCGCCTTCCATCGCCACTACCGCGGCATGGAGTCGCCCGCGCTGGACGCCACCGATGCGGCCATCCTCTATTCGCTGCAACGCAAACTTATGGCGCCGCGTCAGTAG
- the zapE gene encoding cell division protein ZapE yields MNCTALTPGERYRDGIAGHRWESDPAQLPVIAQFDRLHAALCAPAPVTGGGLFGRLRNMLASEQRQAVSGLYLWGSVGRGKTFLMDLFVSSLAPGLALRRHFHRFMLEVHGMLRDLGERQNPLDEVAERIALKCRVLCLDEFLVSDIGDAMILAGLLDGLFARGVALVTTSNTPPPGLYRDGLQRARFLPVIAAIEAHCVVHEMVSPRDWRLRALSQASVYLVPPGVEAELSLARIFSTQAQGDTVEGGDIAINGRDIPVRKRADTIVWFDFAALCEGPRAVADYIELAKTYPTVILSGVPQFTVFTENEAKRFVLLVDEFYDRHVKLVISAAAPITEIYDGAKLRAEFGRTESRLIEMQSEDYLGRDHKP; encoded by the coding sequence ATGAACTGCACGGCGTTGACACCCGGCGAGCGCTACCGGGACGGCATCGCGGGCCATCGCTGGGAATCGGACCCCGCCCAGTTGCCCGTCATCGCCCAGTTCGACCGCCTGCATGCCGCACTGTGCGCGCCGGCGCCCGTCACGGGGGGCGGTCTGTTCGGCCGCCTGCGCAACATGCTGGCCAGCGAACAGCGGCAGGCGGTGTCGGGACTGTACCTGTGGGGCAGCGTGGGCCGTGGCAAGACCTTCCTGATGGACCTGTTCGTCTCCAGCCTCGCGCCCGGCCTGGCGCTTCGCCGCCATTTCCACCGTTTCATGCTGGAAGTGCACGGCATGCTGCGCGACCTGGGCGAGCGCCAGAACCCCCTGGACGAAGTGGCCGAACGGATCGCACTGAAATGCCGCGTGCTCTGCCTCGACGAGTTCCTCGTCTCCGACATCGGCGACGCGATGATCCTCGCCGGCCTGCTCGACGGCCTGTTCGCGCGCGGCGTCGCGCTGGTCACCACCTCCAACACGCCGCCCCCGGGCCTGTACCGCGACGGCCTGCAGCGTGCCCGCTTCCTGCCCGTCATCGCGGCCATCGAGGCACATTGCGTCGTGCACGAGATGGTCTCGCCGCGCGACTGGCGCCTGCGCGCGCTCAGCCAGGCCTCGGTGTACCTGGTGCCCCCGGGCGTCGAGGCCGAGCTTTCCCTGGCGCGGATCTTTTCCACGCAGGCGCAGGGCGACACGGTGGAAGGGGGCGACATCGCCATCAACGGGCGCGACATTCCCGTGCGCAAGCGCGCCGACACCATCGTCTGGTTCGATTTTGCCGCCCTGTGCGAGGGCCCGCGCGCCGTCGCCGATTACATCGAACTGGCGAAGACGTATCCCACGGTCATCCTGTCCGGCGTGCCGCAGTTCACCGTGTTCACCGAGAACGAGGCCAAGCGTTTCGTGCTGCTGGTCGACGAATTCTACGACCGCCACGTCAAGCTGGTGATCTCGGCCGCTGCGCCGATCACCGAGATCTACGATGGCGCGAAACTGCGTGCGGAATTCGGGCGTACCGAGTCGCGGCTGATCGAGATGCAGAGCGAGGACTACCTTGGGCGTGACCATAAGCCCTGA
- a CDS encoding alpha/beta hydrolase has translation MSVLLPTAPEHFPDETLSFALAGPAGKLECEAKPSDAEHRRHAVAVICHPLSTDGGSMHNKVVTMIERSLRESGVDTVIFNFRSVGASEGPFDNGIGESDDLAAVVAWARRARPGATLWLAGFSFGSYVTLRNAARLDAGALISIAPPAAGRGWDFSDLELPSCPWLVVMGDADEIVEPQAVYDWIDGLPEDRRPHLVRMEDTSHFFHRRLMDLRGAIKNAVKDWPPRPDAA, from the coding sequence ATGAGCGTACTTCTACCTACAGCGCCGGAGCATTTTCCGGACGAGACCCTGAGCTTCGCGCTGGCCGGCCCCGCAGGCAAGCTCGAATGCGAAGCCAAGCCTAGCGACGCGGAACATCGTCGCCATGCCGTTGCCGTCATCTGCCACCCGCTGTCCACCGACGGGGGCAGCATGCACAACAAGGTGGTGACCATGATCGAACGGTCGCTGCGCGAGTCGGGCGTGGACACGGTGATCTTCAATTTCCGCAGCGTCGGCGCGTCCGAGGGCCCTTTCGACAACGGCATCGGCGAGAGCGACGACCTCGCGGCGGTCGTTGCCTGGGCGCGTCGGGCCCGCCCGGGCGCCACGCTGTGGCTGGCCGGGTTCTCCTTCGGCAGTTATGTCACCCTGCGCAATGCCGCACGCCTGGACGCCGGTGCGCTTATCAGCATCGCCCCGCCGGCCGCCGGTCGTGGCTGGGATTTCTCCGACCTGGAGCTCCCCTCCTGCCCGTGGCTGGTGGTGATGGGTGACGCCGACGAGATCGTCGAGCCCCAGGCCGTCTACGACTGGATCGACGGCCTTCCCGAAGACCGTCGGCCACATCTGGTGAGGATGGAAGACACCAGTCACTTCTTCCATCGCCGGCTGATGGATCTGCGCGGCGCGATCAAGAACGCGGTGAAAGACTGGCCGCCGAGGCCGGACGCCGCATGA